The Kiritimatiellia bacterium genome has a window encoding:
- a CDS encoding ferrous iron transport protein A, with translation MNTPRATAIALASCATGTDAVMVAADTSPPVRGRLAAMGLVPGVRLHVLRKDRAGPVVVAVHGTRLAVGRSVAERIHVRPCGR, from the coding sequence ATGAACACTCCCCGCGCCACCGCGATCGCGCTGGCCAGCTGCGCCACGGGCACCGACGCGGTGATGGTCGCCGCCGACACGTCCCCCCCAGTGCGCGGCCGCCTCGCCGCGATGGGGCTGGTGCCAGGCGTGCGGCTGCACGTGCTCCGAAAGGACCGTGCCGGACCCGTCGTCGTCGCGGTGCACGGTACACGGCTGGCTGTCGGTCGAAGCGTTGCGGAGCGCATTCACGTGCGGCCATGCGGCCGATGA
- the feoB gene encoding ferrous iron transport protein B, protein MNGRVVRIALAGNPNVGKTTLFNRLTGSRHRVANYPGTTVETREGRLRAAPADVVVVDLPGTYALGGYTDEERVARAALTEPPPDLVVQVVDASNLERNLYLTMQLFEAGLPVVLALNMSDAAAAQGIEVDRAALEAALGIPVVPTVAHEGRGVPELAATICRVLRQPSPPRGRSPVYDEAIERAVENLAATVVRPRRPAEPPQVVRWRALLLLEHEGTTGEPALHDPEVAAAVERARRQVTAASGATVAERLAAARYANIAQVCALAVRRQQEPNVTRSDRLDRVLAHPVWGAPVFLAVMYAMFTLVFRLGDPPMRWLEARFEQAGAAIRALWPDGRALWVESLLVDGVLAGVGGVLAFVPNILLLFGAIALLEDSGYLARAALLSDRLMRRIGLHGRSFIPLLIGFGCTVPAILATRTLETRRDRLTTMLILPLISCGARLPIYSLLIPAFFPPRARAPMLFGLYLTGIALAVLAAMVLRRTVFRGDPEPLLLELPPYRRPSARAVLAHMLDRGWMYVRKAGTLILAISMVLWALTRFPRPPAGALEGRSSAEARAAALAHSAAGRVGRAIEPLLRPMGFDWRIGTAMIGAFAAKEVFVAQLGIVFAVGEDDPAPLRERLQAAYPPRTGLCMMLFMLIGTPCMATVAVTRRESGSWRWAMLQFGGLTALAWLVTTAVNQILRLLGG, encoded by the coding sequence ATGAACGGGCGCGTCGTTCGAATCGCGCTGGCCGGCAACCCGAACGTCGGCAAGACCACGCTCTTCAACCGGCTGACCGGCTCGCGCCACCGCGTCGCAAACTATCCCGGCACCACCGTGGAAACCCGAGAGGGACGCCTCCGCGCCGCTCCCGCGGACGTGGTGGTGGTGGATCTGCCGGGCACCTACGCGCTGGGCGGCTACACAGACGAGGAGCGGGTGGCGCGCGCCGCACTGACGGAACCGCCGCCGGACCTGGTGGTGCAGGTCGTCGACGCGTCCAACCTCGAACGCAATCTCTATCTGACGATGCAACTGTTCGAGGCGGGCCTGCCGGTGGTGCTGGCGCTGAACATGAGCGACGCGGCCGCCGCGCAGGGGATCGAGGTAGACCGCGCCGCGCTCGAAGCGGCACTCGGCATCCCTGTGGTGCCGACGGTGGCGCACGAGGGGCGGGGGGTCCCGGAGCTGGCCGCGACGATCTGCCGAGTGCTCCGCCAGCCGTCTCCCCCCCGCGGCCGTTCTCCCGTATACGACGAGGCGATCGAACGCGCAGTGGAAAACCTGGCCGCCACAGTGGTCCGTCCCCGACGGCCCGCAGAACCACCCCAGGTGGTCCGGTGGCGTGCGCTGCTACTGCTGGAACACGAGGGGACGACGGGGGAGCCGGCCCTGCATGATCCCGAGGTGGCGGCGGCGGTGGAGCGGGCCCGCCGGCAGGTCACCGCGGCCAGCGGTGCCACCGTCGCGGAACGGTTGGCGGCGGCCCGCTACGCGAACATCGCGCAGGTTTGTGCGCTCGCGGTGCGTCGCCAGCAGGAGCCGAACGTCACGCGTTCGGACCGACTCGATCGGGTATTGGCGCATCCGGTCTGGGGCGCACCGGTGTTCCTCGCGGTGATGTACGCGATGTTCACGCTGGTGTTCCGGCTCGGCGATCCACCGATGCGGTGGCTCGAAGCGCGGTTTGAGCAGGCCGGTGCCGCGATCCGCGCCCTCTGGCCCGACGGGCGTGCGCTCTGGGTGGAGTCGCTGCTGGTGGATGGTGTGCTCGCGGGCGTCGGCGGCGTGCTCGCCTTCGTGCCGAACATCCTGCTGCTGTTCGGTGCGATCGCGCTCCTGGAGGACAGTGGCTACCTCGCGCGCGCCGCGCTGCTGAGCGACCGGCTGATGCGCCGGATCGGGCTGCATGGGCGCAGCTTCATTCCGCTGCTGATCGGCTTCGGCTGCACCGTGCCCGCGATCCTGGCCACCCGCACGCTCGAGACGCGCCGCGACCGGCTGACGACGATGCTGATCCTGCCGCTGATCTCCTGTGGCGCCCGGCTGCCGATCTACTCGCTGCTGATTCCCGCCTTTTTCCCCCCGCGCGCACGCGCCCCCATGCTGTTTGGACTCTACCTCACTGGTATTGCGCTGGCGGTGTTGGCTGCGATGGTGCTGCGGCGCACCGTCTTCCGTGGAGATCCGGAGCCGCTGCTGCTGGAGCTGCCGCCGTACCGGCGCCCCTCGGCGCGCGCAGTGCTCGCGCACATGCTGGACCGCGGCTGGATGTACGTGCGCAAGGCCGGCACGCTGATTCTCGCCATCTCGATGGTCCTTTGGGCGCTCACCCGTTTCCCCCGCCCGCCCGCCGGAGCGCTCGAAGGTCGTTCCAGCGCGGAAGCTCGCGCGGCCGCGCTCGCCCACTCCGCCGCTGGCCGCGTCGGGCGAGCGATCGAACCGCTGCTGCGCCCGATGGGGTTCGACTGGCGCATCGGCACCGCGATGATCGGCGCGTTTGCGGCAAAGGAAGTGTTCGTCGCGCAGCTGGGCATCGTGTTCGCGGTCGGCGAGGACGACCCTGCTCCGCTGCGGGAACGGCTGCAGGCCGCATATCCGCCCCGCACCGGCTTGTGCATGATGCTGTTCATGCTGATCGGCACCCCCTGCATGGCCACCGTCGCGGTGACCCGCCGCGAGAGCGGTTCTTGGCGATGGGCGATGCTGCAGTTCGGCGGCCTCACCGCGCTGGCCTGGCTCGTCACTACCGCCGTCAACCAGATTCTCCGGCTGCTGGGCGGTTGA
- a CDS encoding aldo/keto reductase, which translates to MKYRELGDTGIRVSTIALGTWSAGGGPWWGETDAEEAVRAIQASLDAGVNLIDTAPMYGFGRAEELIARAIRGRRDRVVLATKCGLWWRDERGSPWFEHQGRTIRRSLRPDTIRLELEDSLRRLRVDCIDLYQTHWPSMPPDLTPIAETMACLLELRDQGKIRAIGVSNVTPAQIEEYLAVGPVAACQPRYSLLDRRIERDLLPYCRAHNIATLVYSPLEQGLLTGRIGMDRTFAPGEYRNMIPWFRPANRRRVLELLEGWRDLCEAHRCTMGQLVLACTVAQPGITSALVGARKVAHAEENAAAGDIELTDAELARMRRDVELLGEPVE; encoded by the coding sequence ATGAAGTATCGAGAGCTGGGCGACACCGGGATTCGAGTGTCCACAATCGCGCTGGGCACCTGGTCGGCGGGCGGCGGGCCGTGGTGGGGCGAGACGGATGCGGAGGAGGCAGTACGGGCGATCCAGGCTTCCCTGGATGCGGGCGTGAACCTGATCGACACCGCGCCCATGTATGGCTTTGGCCGCGCGGAGGAGCTGATCGCTCGGGCGATCCGTGGCCGGCGAGACCGCGTTGTACTGGCCACAAAGTGTGGGCTCTGGTGGCGCGATGAGCGCGGTAGCCCGTGGTTCGAGCATCAGGGGCGAACGATCCGCCGCTCGCTGCGGCCGGACACGATCCGACTCGAGCTGGAGGACAGCCTGCGGCGTCTGCGCGTGGACTGCATTGATCTTTACCAGACCCACTGGCCCTCAATGCCGCCGGACCTCACCCCCATCGCGGAGACGATGGCGTGTTTGCTGGAGCTCCGCGACCAGGGCAAGATCCGTGCGATCGGCGTTTCGAACGTCACGCCCGCCCAAATCGAGGAATACCTCGCGGTCGGGCCGGTTGCCGCCTGCCAGCCGCGCTATAGTCTGCTTGACCGCCGCATCGAGCGCGACCTGTTGCCGTACTGCCGCGCGCACAACATCGCAACGCTTGTCTATTCCCCGCTCGAACAGGGGCTGCTGACCGGCCGCATCGGCATGGATCGGACGTTTGCGCCGGGTGAATACCGCAACATGATCCCGTGGTTTCGGCCGGCGAACCGACGGCGCGTGCTCGAGCTGTTGGAGGGCTGGCGCGACCTCTGCGAGGCGCACCGGTGCACGATGGGACAGCTGGTGCTGGCCTGCACGGTTGCCCAGCCGGGAATCACCTCCGCGCTGGTGGGCGCCCGCAAAGTCGCGCACGCGGAGGAAAACGCGGCCGCGGGCGATATCGAACTGACGGACGCGGAACTGGCCCGCATGCGCCGTGATGTCGAACTGCTCGGCGAGCCGGTCGAGTGA
- a CDS encoding 3D domain-containing protein: protein MAAKHKPATGWRIAAVAVPSLLVAGCATPLVRGPPFEPSVPPEHLGRPRRLIVEATAYCPCGRCCNWRRSWFGLGPPVIASGPSKGRPKAVGITATGTPARPGTVAADPAVLPFGTILRVPGYGWGRVEDTGSAIRGYAIDLFHYSHDDALRWGRRRVVVDVWPPSERR from the coding sequence GTGGCCGCAAAACACAAACCCGCAACCGGCTGGCGCATAGCGGCGGTGGCGGTTCCCTCGCTGCTGGTGGCCGGCTGTGCGACTCCGCTGGTTCGTGGGCCGCCGTTCGAGCCTTCGGTGCCGCCGGAGCACCTCGGCCGGCCCCGTCGGTTGATCGTCGAGGCCACCGCGTACTGTCCCTGCGGACGTTGCTGCAACTGGCGGCGCTCGTGGTTCGGGCTCGGTCCGCCGGTGATCGCGTCGGGTCCCTCAAAGGGCCGGCCGAAGGCGGTCGGCATCACCGCCACCGGCACGCCTGCCCGCCCCGGCACGGTGGCCGCCGATCCCGCGGTTCTGCCGTTCGGCACGATTCTGCGCGTGCCCGGCTACGGCTGGGGACGGGTCGAGGACACCGGCAGCGCGATCCGGGGGTACGCGATTGACCTTTTCCACTACTCCCACGACGACGCGTTGCGCTGGGGACGACGCCGGGTCGTCGTTGACGTCTGGCCGCCATCCGAGCGGCGCTGA
- a CDS encoding SH3 domain-containing protein, which translates to MARQYLQSTATEHRELIAMRRWWMTAVITLAAACGVSAGPETMSVQVRVGQVRASASYLGAVVAELPYGTAVQVDAASKPWMRVRLADGRTGWMHESALVRGRLQMKGGSDVQAGASVGEVALAAKGFTQQVEKEFRRQNPTLSFEWVDRMESYRVTPAEAQAFLRTGRLTPAAEASRP; encoded by the coding sequence ATGGCGCGTCAATACCTGCAGAGCACGGCAACGGAACATCGGGAGCTGATCGCGATGCGACGGTGGTGGATGACGGCGGTGATCACACTCGCGGCCGCGTGCGGGGTGAGCGCGGGGCCAGAGACGATGAGCGTTCAAGTGCGGGTCGGGCAGGTGCGCGCATCGGCCTCGTACCTTGGTGCGGTCGTTGCGGAGCTGCCCTACGGCACCGCGGTGCAGGTGGATGCTGCCTCCAAACCCTGGATGCGCGTCCGGCTCGCCGATGGCCGCACCGGCTGGATGCACGAGTCGGCGCTGGTGCGCGGTCGGTTGCAGATGAAGGGCGGCAGCGACGTGCAGGCCGGCGCGTCGGTCGGCGAGGTCGCGCTCGCCGCGAAGGGGTTTACGCAACAGGTGGAAAAAGAGTTTCGGCGCCAGAACCCCACACTGAGCTTTGAGTGGGTGGATCGCATGGAAAGCTACCGCGTCACGCCGGCCGAGGCGCAAGCGTTTCTGCGGACCGGCCGGCTGACGCCCGCCGCGGAGGCTTCGCGACCATGA
- a CDS encoding M48 family metalloprotease yields MNARARALMRGMAAALPLLGTAGCQTMKAVSETVAVVGVATGAVTEEQAQSIVRTGEALGSAMEQLTPENEYWIGRAVTATILSRYPPLDRPNLNRYVNLVGQTLALFSDRPETFGGYHFLVLDSEEINAFAGPGGLITVTRGMLRLCRTEDELAAVLAHEIGHVQHRHGLQAIKKSRWTGAFTTIVVEAGKTLGGADLAEAVRAFEGSISDVTQTLVNSGYGRAAEREADAAAVRILRAAGYDPHALVTMLDEMKRRLRPGGLDFAKTHPDPADRIRDVLKLIGEARGTTTTPAERQRRFAAAIAEL; encoded by the coding sequence ATGAACGCAAGGGCGCGCGCTCTCATGCGTGGCATGGCCGCCGCGCTCCCACTGTTGGGCACGGCCGGCTGTCAGACGATGAAGGCCGTCAGCGAGACCGTCGCGGTCGTCGGTGTCGCGACCGGCGCGGTGACCGAGGAGCAAGCGCAGTCCATCGTCCGCACCGGTGAGGCGCTCGGCTCGGCGATGGAGCAGCTGACGCCGGAAAACGAGTACTGGATCGGCCGGGCGGTGACCGCGACGATCCTCTCGCGCTATCCGCCGCTGGACCGGCCGAACCTGAACCGCTACGTGAATCTGGTGGGTCAGACGCTGGCGCTGTTTTCTGACCGGCCCGAGACGTTCGGTGGCTATCACTTCCTGGTGCTGGATTCCGAGGAGATCAACGCGTTCGCGGGTCCGGGCGGTCTGATCACGGTCACGCGCGGCATGCTGCGGTTGTGCCGCACCGAGGACGAGCTCGCCGCGGTGCTCGCGCACGAGATCGGCCACGTGCAGCACCGACACGGCCTGCAGGCGATCAAGAAGAGCCGTTGGACCGGCGCGTTCACGACGATCGTCGTCGAGGCCGGCAAGACGTTGGGCGGCGCAGATCTGGCCGAGGCGGTGCGCGCGTTCGAGGGCTCGATCAGCGACGTGACGCAGACGCTCGTGAACAGCGGATATGGCCGCGCCGCGGAGCGGGAAGCCGACGCCGCCGCAGTGCGGATTCTGCGCGCGGCCGGATACGACCCGCACGCGCTGGTGACCATGCTCGACGAGATGAAACGCCGGTTGAGACCGGGCGGGCTGGACTTCGCGAAGACCCATCCCGACCCCGCCGACCGGATCCGGGACGTGCTCAAACTCATCGGCGAGGCGCGGGGAACTACAACGACGCCGGCGGAGCGACAGCGGCGGTTCGCCGCCGCAATTGCGGAGCTGTAA
- a CDS encoding peptidylprolyl isomerase — translation MNNELADAGWLASVEVRINGERLPAERLLSEYRTLCAGYAVQMSAEELAAQRERIRRDAVENAIERTLLLEEARRRLGPVPTAQIESALTRWRRERPPGSPEPTAAETAQMREAIAEQLLLDRFFEQLCEAVPRPTTDELRAWYAEHSQELQRDEQVRLLLITLPARPGGPGPHERVRALLNARERWLAGEPLEAITREAGGWLSADDLGWQEMQRLASALRTAVGGLAPGAISEVFASPAGHHLVRVVDRRPAGPAPFAEVWREIEQRLWNGRKEECIGREADRLRAAAVIEVIGLPSDPAISGGG, via the coding sequence ATGAACAACGAACTGGCCGATGCGGGCTGGCTGGCTTCCGTCGAAGTGCGGATCAACGGTGAGCGACTGCCCGCCGAGCGTCTGCTCTCGGAGTACCGGACGCTGTGCGCCGGGTATGCGGTGCAGATGTCCGCGGAGGAACTGGCGGCGCAACGGGAGCGGATTCGACGTGACGCGGTCGAAAACGCGATCGAGCGCACGCTGCTGCTCGAGGAGGCCCGCCGTCGCCTCGGGCCGGTGCCCACGGCTCAGATCGAGTCGGCGCTGACTCGGTGGCGTCGGGAACGGCCGCCCGGTTCGCCGGAGCCGACAGCAGCGGAGACCGCTCAGATGCGCGAGGCGATCGCGGAACAGTTGCTGCTCGACCGATTCTTCGAGCAGCTCTGTGAGGCGGTGCCGCGGCCGACGACCGACGAACTGCGCGCCTGGTACGCGGAGCACTCGCAGGAGCTGCAGCGGGACGAGCAGGTCCGCCTGTTGCTGATCACGCTGCCTGCACGGCCTGGCGGGCCCGGCCCGCACGAGCGGGTACGGGCGCTGCTCAACGCGCGGGAGCGTTGGCTCGCGGGCGAACCGCTGGAGGCGATCACGCGTGAGGCGGGCGGATGGCTGAGCGCGGACGATCTGGGCTGGCAGGAAATGCAACGCCTCGCGTCCGCGCTGCGTACGGCGGTCGGCGGCCTCGCGCCGGGGGCCATCAGCGAGGTGTTTGCGAGCCCTGCCGGCCATCACCTGGTGAGGGTCGTGGACCGCCGACCGGCGGGTCCGGCACCCTTTGCGGAGGTGTGGCGGGAGATCGAGCAACGCCTGTGGAACGGGCGTAAGGAGGAATGCATCGGCCGAGAGGCCGATCGCCTGAGGGCAGCCGCGGTGATCGAGGTGATCGGCCTGCCCTCCGACCCGGCGATCTCCGGCGGCGGCTGA
- a CDS encoding LamG domain-containing protein → MMCSIAMRGALPMLAGLLAAAAAAGDPLARRVAVVTGIPGCVAFWDFVRREPAPPHRFCAHVPAGSPTDYPLEVMNYVREYWGEGREATWDDIPQLGRGPFGNAIRIRRETDPMFRPLLLVPRERLQDTPLDIKGQGRGVSVVVWAIRESGNHALAGIWHEGTDLKQPSTETIRKVVRGQRQYGLFAGLNIEGSACGHVSENGGASFRNRYALHKCNSAGVSPAVPADSPPEVLDSAWQCFAMTFDPSRQEITGWLNGEAGDRWLDHPAKDRLISSVVEAWRQGWLHREPGLQPGEDPDYPADQFYNPPEQEPIALRVLEERDDVRVELREYRYTRVNVTLVREGSGWRIAERELVALRLNPWWYPHGIWSPPPGLGGPFTIGRVIHSSRGVGFTGWIGGVAVYNRALTADELRRLADLRHGPVAMPPAPR, encoded by the coding sequence GTGATGTGTTCGATCGCGATGCGTGGAGCGCTGCCCATGCTGGCGGGACTGCTGGCGGCGGCCGCCGCCGCGGGTGACCCGCTGGCCCGCCGCGTTGCGGTGGTCACCGGTATACCCGGCTGCGTCGCGTTCTGGGATTTCGTACGGCGGGAGCCGGCCCCCCCGCATCGGTTCTGCGCGCATGTGCCAGCCGGTTCCCCCACCGACTATCCGCTGGAGGTGATGAACTACGTGCGCGAGTACTGGGGCGAGGGCCGGGAGGCGACGTGGGACGACATCCCGCAGCTTGGCCGCGGGCCGTTCGGCAACGCGATCCGAATCCGGCGAGAAACCGACCCGATGTTCCGGCCGCTGCTGCTGGTGCCGCGCGAGCGGTTGCAGGACACTCCGCTGGACATCAAGGGCCAGGGCCGCGGCGTGAGCGTGGTGGTCTGGGCGATCCGCGAGAGCGGCAACCACGCGCTGGCGGGCATCTGGCATGAAGGGACGGACCTCAAGCAACCCTCCACCGAAACGATCCGCAAGGTCGTGCGCGGCCAGCGGCAGTATGGCCTGTTCGCGGGGCTGAACATCGAGGGGAGCGCCTGCGGTCACGTCTCCGAAAACGGCGGCGCTTCGTTCCGCAACCGCTACGCGCTGCACAAGTGCAACTCAGCCGGCGTTTCGCCGGCGGTGCCGGCCGACAGCCCCCCCGAGGTGCTCGACTCCGCATGGCAGTGCTTCGCGATGACGTTCGACCCGTCCCGGCAGGAGATCACCGGCTGGCTGAACGGCGAGGCCGGCGACCGATGGCTGGACCACCCCGCGAAGGACCGGCTGATCTCCTCGGTGGTCGAGGCGTGGCGGCAGGGGTGGCTGCACCGCGAGCCCGGTCTGCAGCCCGGCGAGGATCCCGACTACCCGGCTGACCAGTTTTACAATCCGCCCGAGCAGGAACCGATCGCGCTCCGGGTGCTCGAAGAGCGGGACGATGTGCGCGTGGAGCTGCGCGAGTACCGCTACACGAGGGTGAACGTGACGCTCGTGCGCGAGGGATCGGGCTGGCGAATCGCGGAGCGGGAGCTGGTCGCGCTGCGGCTGAACCCGTGGTGGTATCCCCACGGCATCTGGTCGCCGCCGCCCGGCCTCGGCGGGCCGTTCACGATTGGGCGGGTGATCCACAGTTCGCGCGGTGTCGGGTTCACCGGCTGGATCGGTGGCGTCGCGGTCTACAACCGGGCGCTGACCGCCGACGAGCTGCGCCGTCTCGCCGATCTGCGCCACGGGCCGGTCGCGATGCCGCCGGCCCCGCGTTGA
- a CDS encoding sodium:solute symporter family protein, whose amino-acid sequence MSLRGWVYLLGGVYLGLLALAARASWRRHRSTDEFMFAGRSLGVRLGVLTYAAALFSAFTFQGMPDFFRTHGVAAWIFLAVSDGMMVLLIVAFGRAIRRRVRELGFDGVAGLMSAAYRWRPAGWAMFASSFIFLVPYVAIQIRGIAIFLRSTFPDLLAPWQWAALIVLIMLAFSELGGFRAIVFADAIQGLSLLLILWAIGLACVRAAGGWVALWDGMLATDPALGSAPGPKGLFTTQFLIASAVAIVMIPVTQPQLTTRLVVMKSTAAMYRMAVSVGVFAILVIFPTALIGALGAARYAGLPTDRFLGAALLHDRAPWLGGLSLVGLFAAGLSTTNAQLFALGAELRSMLHGSDRGVMAATRVAILVFAGIVFAFSVVMSDQLVLLARTSFSGTSMMAPMVLGAVTLRQPPRSLVAMSFAAMLIFFASQLAVVPAAVGGWRLDLVLAAVLAAGATPVILAARRREAAAARG is encoded by the coding sequence ATGAGCCTGCGGGGATGGGTCTACCTGCTCGGCGGCGTGTACCTCGGGCTGCTGGCGCTGGCCGCGCGCGCATCGTGGCGGCGCCACCGCAGCACGGACGAATTCATGTTCGCGGGCCGCAGCCTCGGCGTGCGGCTCGGCGTGTTGACGTATGCGGCCGCGCTGTTCAGCGCGTTCACATTTCAGGGCATGCCGGACTTCTTCCGCACGCACGGCGTCGCCGCATGGATTTTTCTGGCGGTGTCGGACGGCATGATGGTGCTGCTGATTGTGGCGTTCGGCCGAGCAATCCGTCGGCGCGTCCGCGAGCTGGGCTTCGACGGGGTGGCGGGGCTGATGAGCGCCGCCTACCGCTGGCGTCCGGCGGGTTGGGCGATGTTCGCCAGCTCGTTCATCTTCCTGGTCCCCTACGTCGCGATTCAGATCCGCGGCATTGCGATCTTCCTGCGCAGCACGTTCCCGGATCTGCTCGCGCCATGGCAGTGGGCGGCGCTGATTGTGCTGATCATGCTCGCGTTCAGCGAACTCGGCGGTTTTCGTGCGATCGTCTTCGCGGACGCGATCCAGGGACTCTCGCTGCTGTTGATCCTGTGGGCGATCGGGCTGGCGTGCGTGCGCGCCGCAGGCGGCTGGGTCGCGCTGTGGGACGGGATGCTGGCGACGGATCCGGCCCTCGGTTCCGCGCCAGGTCCGAAGGGGCTCTTCACCACGCAGTTTCTGATCGCCTCCGCGGTCGCGATTGTGATGATCCCGGTCACGCAGCCGCAGTTGACGACGCGGCTGGTGGTGATGAAGAGCACGGCGGCGATGTATCGGATGGCGGTGTCGGTGGGGGTGTTCGCGATTCTGGTGATCTTCCCCACCGCGCTGATCGGCGCGCTCGGCGCGGCGCGTTATGCGGGCCTGCCGACTGATCGCTTTCTGGGCGCCGCGCTGTTGCATGACCGCGCGCCCTGGCTCGGAGGACTCTCGCTGGTGGGGCTGTTTGCGGCGGGCCTTTCGACCACGAACGCGCAGCTGTTTGCGCTGGGGGCGGAGCTTCGCTCGATGCTGCACGGCAGCGATCGCGGCGTGATGGCCGCGACGCGCGTCGCCATTCTGGTGTTCGCGGGCATCGTATTTGCGTTTTCGGTGGTGATGAGCGACCAGCTCGTGCTGCTGGCCCGCACCAGTTTCTCCGGCACCTCGATGATGGCGCCGATGGTGCTCGGCGCGGTGACGCTGCGCCAGCCGCCCCGCTCCCTGGTCGCGATGTCCTTCGCCGCGATGTTGATCTTTTTCGCCTCTCAGCTGGCTGTTGTGCCGGCCGCGGTCGGGGGCTGGCGGCTCGACCTGGTGCTGGCCGCCGTGCTGGCCGCGGGCGCGACGCCGGTGATCTTGGCGGCCCGACGCCGCGAGGCCGCCGCCGCGCGCGGTTGA
- the rplM gene encoding 50S ribosomal protein L13 has product MKTTMAHGPSVTHPWKLVDAEGQPVGRLAVAVANLLRGKDRPDYTPHVCTGAMVVVINAAKIRFTGTKETAKIYTRYSGYPGGLKRFTPAMVRAKNPAFILRHAVSGMLPKNHTRAVLLRRLKIYPGAEHPHAAQKPEPVTLRG; this is encoded by the coding sequence ATGAAAACAACGATGGCGCACGGGCCGAGCGTGACGCACCCGTGGAAGCTGGTGGACGCCGAAGGGCAGCCGGTTGGCCGGCTCGCCGTCGCGGTCGCGAACCTGCTCCGCGGCAAGGACCGGCCCGACTACACGCCGCACGTCTGCACCGGCGCAATGGTCGTGGTGATCAACGCGGCGAAGATCCGCTTCACCGGCACGAAGGAAACCGCGAAGATCTACACGCGGTACAGCGGCTACCCCGGCGGGCTGAAGCGGTTCACGCCCGCGATGGTCCGCGCGAAGAATCCCGCGTTCATCCTGCGCCATGCGGTCAGCGGCATGCTCCCGAAGAATCACACCCGCGCGGTCTTGCTGCGCCGGCTGAAGATCTATCCCGGCGCGGAGCACCCGCACGCGGCGCAGAAGCCGGAGCCGGTCACGCTCCGTGGCTAG
- the rpsI gene encoding 30S ribosomal protein S9: MSAATGRRKTAVARVRLFPGEGRYSINGRPFEEYFKIPALRPYVEQPLALTERLGRFDVVATVRGGGITGQAGALRHAISRALVAAEPELRPILKKAGCLTRDPRMKERKKAGQPGARKRFQFSKR, translated from the coding sequence GTGAGCGCGGCGACCGGCCGGCGCAAGACTGCCGTCGCACGTGTGCGGCTGTTCCCCGGCGAAGGCCGGTATTCGATCAACGGGCGCCCGTTCGAGGAATACTTCAAGATCCCCGCGCTGCGGCCGTATGTGGAGCAGCCGCTGGCGCTGACCGAACGGCTTGGACGCTTTGACGTCGTCGCGACGGTTCGCGGCGGTGGCATCACCGGTCAGGCCGGCGCGCTGCGGCATGCGATTTCGCGCGCACTGGTCGCCGCGGAACCGGAGCTGCGCCCAATTCTGAAGAAGGCCGGCTGTCTGACGCGCGACCCGAGGATGAAGGAGCGCAAGAAGGCGGGGCAGCCGGGCGCCCGCAAGCGGTTCCAGTTCTCGAAGCGCTGA